The Kineothrix sp. MB12-C1 genome includes a window with the following:
- a CDS encoding DegV family protein, with protein sequence MSYKIVVDSCCELPEKYKKDSRFEIIPLGLEVGDYQIMDDENFDQKEFLAKVAAYSGCPKSSCPSPERYRESYHCDADNIYVVTLSSKLSGSHNSAVLGKSLYHEKYGDKNIYICDSESASCGETQIALRAMELEESGHSFDEIVKILEVFRDEMSTYFVLDNLETLRKNGRLTGVKALVASTLSIKPVMGADKGTIVQRGQAIGIKKGLAKLAELAAKEVVKPEEKVLMITHCNCPERAEQIKNMILEKIKVKDVVVMDTAGISSMYANDGGIIVTI encoded by the coding sequence ATGAGTTATAAAATTGTTGTGGACAGTTGCTGTGAACTGCCGGAAAAATATAAAAAGGATAGTAGATTTGAAATTATTCCTCTTGGGTTGGAAGTGGGAGATTATCAGATTATGGATGATGAGAACTTCGACCAGAAGGAATTTTTGGCGAAGGTGGCTGCATATTCAGGATGTCCCAAGTCTTCTTGTCCTTCCCCTGAGAGATATCGTGAGTCCTATCACTGCGATGCAGATAACATATATGTAGTAACTCTTTCTTCCAAACTTAGTGGGAGTCATAATAGTGCGGTGCTGGGTAAGAGTCTGTATCATGAAAAATATGGCGACAAGAATATCTATATATGTGATTCTGAATCAGCGAGCTGCGGAGAAACACAAATTGCGCTGCGTGCTATGGAACTGGAAGAGTCAGGGCATTCTTTCGATGAAATAGTGAAGATACTGGAAGTATTCCGTGATGAGATGAGTACTTATTTTGTGTTGGATAACCTAGAGACTCTTCGCAAGAATGGACGTCTTACCGGAGTAAAGGCGCTGGTTGCTTCTACATTGAGCATTAAGCCTGTTATGGGAGCGGATAAAGGAACTATCGTTCAGAGAGGGCAGGCGATCGGCATTAAGAAAGGGCTCGCTAAGCTGGCAGAGCTCGCGGCGAAAGAGGTAGTGAAGCCGGAAGAAAAGGTTCTTATGATCACTCACTGCAATTGTCCGGAACGGGCAGAGCAGATAAAAAATATGATATTGGAAAAGATTAAGGTAAAAGATGTTGTCGTTATGGATACAGCCGGAATAAGCAGTATGTATGCCAATGACGGAGGAATCATCGTTACGATTTAA
- a CDS encoding LytR/AlgR family response regulator transcription factor, with amino-acid sequence MKTESFSLHIAICDDNVGDRKQLERLLQRESDKRADSTGVIYVDSYGSIYAATRSPMIYDAFFIDMISGDITGDKLALRLREMGVSAPIILCVSSIDYRAVFSSLPGEDEKNNILFLDKPIKKTELSDLLNHITSLKSQIPSAIELRGETVTRYVKEDDIIYAKTNGNYIDVYLKDGSCINVRSTLENFYSHLEAYTHYHSASLTSMVNIVHVKKASLTRLTLLDGTILHTSPIYSMGIKRALRR; translated from the coding sequence ATGAAAACTGAAAGCTTTTCACTCCATATAGCAATCTGTGATGATAACGTAGGCGACCGCAAACAGTTAGAACGATTGTTACAGCGAGAATCTGATAAACGTGCGGACAGTACAGGAGTCATATATGTTGATTCCTATGGCAGCATCTATGCGGCTACTCGTTCACCGATGATTTATGACGCTTTTTTTATCGATATGATTTCCGGCGACATCACCGGAGACAAGCTAGCTCTTCGTCTGCGTGAAATGGGGGTAAGTGCGCCCATTATTCTTTGTGTCTCATCTATCGATTATCGAGCCGTTTTCTCTTCTCTACCCGGCGAAGATGAAAAGAATAACATACTTTTTTTGGATAAACCGATCAAAAAAACGGAATTATCCGATTTACTCAATCATATCACCTCTTTGAAATCTCAAATCCCCTCTGCAATAGAATTGCGCGGAGAAACAGTTACCCGCTATGTGAAAGAAGACGATATTATCTATGCGAAGACAAACGGCAATTATATCGATGTTTATCTCAAAGACGGAAGTTGTATCAATGTCCGCAGCACATTAGAAAACTTTTACTCTCATCTGGAAGCCTATACACATTATCATTCTGCGTCCCTCACTTCCATGGTAAATATTGTCCATGTCAAAAAGGCTTCTCTGACCCGTTTGACTCTTCTTGACGGTACTATTCTCCACACCTCTCCCATTTATTCTATGGGAATTAAAAGAGCCCTTCGACGATAA
- a CDS encoding DUF1294 domain-containing protein, whose product MDVITLLLIYFISVNIAGLCMMGLDKYKAKKQAFRIPESTLFITAIIGGSIGCILGMYAFRHKTRKWYFVYGMPAILFLQIALIIMILHSPIQIKIM is encoded by the coding sequence ATGGATGTCATAACCTTATTACTTATTTATTTTATATCAGTGAATATTGCAGGCTTATGTATGATGGGGCTTGATAAATACAAGGCCAAAAAGCAGGCCTTTCGGATTCCCGAATCCACTCTTTTTATTACGGCAATTATCGGCGGAAGCATCGGCTGTATTCTCGGCATGTATGCTTTCCGCCACAAAACAAGAAAATGGTATTTCGTATATGGTATGCCTGCTATCTTATTTCTTCAAATAGCGCTTATTATAATGATTCTACATTCACCAATTCAAATTAAGATTATGTAA
- a CDS encoding argininosuccinate synthase, which produces MKEKVILAYSGGLDTTAIIPWLKENFDYEVICVCVDCGQGEELDGLEERAKLCGAEKLYIEDVTDEFCDEYVVPCVQAHAVYENKYLLGTSMARPVIAKRLVEIARKEGATAICHGATGKGNDQIRFELGIKALAPDLKIIAAWRNEKWTMDSRESEIEYCKAHGIDLPFSADSSYSRDRNLWHISHEGLELEDPANEPNFEHLLVLGTTPEKAPDEGEYITMTFEKGIPVSVNGKKMKVSDIIRELNELGGKHGVGIIDIVENRVVGMKSRGVYETPGGTILYEAHQQLEELILDRDTYALKADMGNKLAQIVYEGKWFTPLREAVQAFIESTQQYVTGEVKLKLYKGNITKAGTTSPYSLYNESIASFTTGDLYDHHDAEGFINLFGLSSKVRAMKMQEANKSK; this is translated from the coding sequence ATGAAAGAGAAAGTTATTCTGGCTTATTCCGGCGGTCTTGACACTACTGCTATTATTCCCTGGCTGAAGGAGAATTTTGACTACGAAGTAATCTGCGTATGTGTGGATTGCGGGCAAGGGGAAGAATTGGACGGCCTGGAAGAGAGAGCGAAGCTCTGCGGCGCTGAAAAATTATACATCGAAGATGTGACAGACGAGTTCTGTGATGAGTATGTAGTACCTTGCGTACAGGCTCACGCCGTATACGAGAACAAGTATCTGCTCGGTACCTCCATGGCAAGGCCTGTTATTGCTAAGAGATTGGTGGAAATTGCCCGCAAAGAAGGTGCTACCGCCATTTGTCACGGCGCTACCGGCAAAGGTAATGACCAGATTCGTTTTGAACTCGGTATTAAGGCCCTTGCTCCTGACCTGAAGATTATTGCAGCTTGGAGAAATGAAAAATGGACGATGGATTCCCGCGAATCCGAAATTGAATACTGTAAGGCACACGGTATCGATCTTCCTTTCTCTGCGGATTCCTCCTATAGCCGCGACCGTAACTTATGGCATATCAGCCACGAAGGTCTGGAACTGGAAGACCCTGCCAACGAACCTAACTTCGAGCATCTGCTCGTTCTTGGAACAACACCGGAAAAAGCGCCCGATGAAGGGGAATATATAACGATGACTTTCGAAAAGGGTATTCCTGTCTCTGTAAACGGCAAGAAAATGAAAGTATCCGATATTATCCGCGAACTGAACGAACTCGGCGGCAAACATGGTGTCGGCATTATCGATATCGTGGAAAACCGCGTAGTAGGAATGAAGTCCCGCGGCGTATACGAGACTCCGGGGGGAACCATTCTCTATGAAGCACATCAGCAGTTGGAAGAGTTAATTCTCGATCGGGATACTTATGCATTGAAAGCAGACATGGGTAATAAGCTGGCTCAGATCGTTTACGAAGGAAAATGGTTCACACCTCTTCGCGAGGCGGTACAGGCCTTTATCGAATCCACACAACAATACGTGACCGGTGAAGTGAAGCTTAAGCTTTACAAGGGCAATATTACAAAGGCAGGAACAACTTCCCCCTATTCTCTTTACAATGAAAGCATCGCATCTTTTACTACCGGTGATTTGTATGACCATCATGATGCGGAAGGCTTCATTAACTTATTTGGACTTTCCAGCAAGGTTCGGGCGATGAAAATGCAGGAAGCGAACAAATCCAAATAA
- the argC gene encoding N-acetyl-gamma-glutamyl-phosphate reductase has translation MKTKIFIDGSEGTTGLRIHERFAGRDDIELLPISPELRKDEKERKRLINSSDISILCLPDAAARESVSLIENENVRIIDTSTAHRLNEGWAYGFAELSDEHRQAIRKGKRIAVPGCHATGFISLLYPLVVQHILPADYPVASFSLTGYSGGGKSMIAEYEKKERSGRLDAPREYALSQQHKHLKEMKKITGLSREPLFSPIVAPYYSGMVVSVPIYTELLQDVKTPGALREFLKEYYKGQQLIEVMTEGAEEEMQGMLSGNECSGWDGLKIYVTGNEERVVLSAQFDNLGKGASGAAIQCLNLMIGCQEGAGLSL, from the coding sequence ATGAAAACAAAAATTTTTATTGATGGAAGCGAAGGAACTACAGGACTGCGTATCCATGAACGTTTCGCAGGACGTGATGATATTGAATTATTGCCTATTTCCCCAGAACTTAGAAAAGATGAAAAAGAAAGAAAGAGATTGATCAACTCTTCGGACATATCGATTCTCTGCCTGCCGGATGCGGCAGCAAGGGAGTCAGTCAGTTTAATTGAAAATGAGAACGTGCGCATTATCGATACCTCCACTGCTCATCGGCTAAACGAGGGTTGGGCGTATGGATTCGCAGAGCTTTCGGATGAACATAGACAGGCGATACGGAAAGGAAAGAGAATTGCAGTACCGGGGTGTCATGCGACCGGATTCATTTCCTTATTATATCCGCTCGTAGTACAGCACATTCTTCCTGCCGATTATCCGGTTGCCAGCTTCTCCCTGACGGGATATAGCGGAGGCGGAAAGTCCATGATTGCAGAGTATGAGAAAAAAGAGCGGTCGGGTAGATTGGATGCGCCAAGAGAATATGCCCTTAGCCAACAGCACAAGCATTTAAAGGAAATGAAGAAGATAACGGGACTGTCACGAGAGCCTTTGTTTTCTCCGATTGTAGCCCCCTATTACAGCGGAATGGTAGTATCGGTGCCGATATATACGGAATTATTGCAAGATGTGAAGACGCCGGGGGCGCTGAGAGAATTCTTGAAAGAATATTATAAAGGACAACAACTAATAGAAGTGATGACGGAAGGAGCGGAAGAAGAGATGCAGGGAATGCTCTCGGGCAATGAATGCTCCGGCTGGGACGGTTTGAAAATATATGTCACAGGAAATGAGGAGAGAGTCGTACTCTCGGCCCAATTCGATAACTTGGGAAAAGGAGCTTCCGGAGCGGCGATTCAATGTCTGAACCTTATGATTGGATGCCAAGAGGGCGCGGGCCTTAGCCTGTAA
- a CDS encoding GNAT family N-acetyltransferase has protein sequence MIRTMTIEDYEGVYALWKSIKGFSLRSIDDSKESIERFLRRNPCTSVVAVEDGEIVGSILCGNDGRRGCMYHVCVHRLYRRRSIGESMVAACIKALREEGINKVSLIAFTKNEAGNAFWNRIGWTKREDLNYYDLVLNEENIEQIVTM, from the coding sequence ATGATTCGGACGATGACAATAGAGGATTATGAAGGCGTATATGCGCTCTGGAAGAGTATTAAGGGCTTTTCTCTGCGTAGTATCGATGATTCGAAGGAGAGCATAGAGCGGTTTTTAAGAAGGAATCCGTGTACCAGTGTTGTGGCGGTGGAAGATGGGGAGATAGTAGGTTCGATTCTATGCGGAAATGACGGAAGACGAGGATGCATGTATCATGTATGTGTACACCGGTTGTACCGCCGAAGAAGTATCGGAGAATCTATGGTAGCAGCCTGCATCAAGGCATTGAGAGAAGAAGGAATCAACAAAGTGTCCTTAATTGCTTTTACGAAGAATGAAGCAGGGAATGCCTTTTGGAATCGTATCGGATGGACGAAGAGAGAAGACCTGAATTACTACGATCTCGTATTGAACGAAGAGAATATAGAACAGATTGTAACTATGTAG
- the argJ gene encoding bifunctional glutamate N-acetyltransferase/amino-acid acetyltransferase ArgJ, whose translation MKIIDGGVTAAIGFEAAGVEANVKYKNRKDMALVYSQVPCKVAGVFTSNVVKAAPVIWDKNVVSNASYARAVVVNSGIANACTGVKGYEYCKETAKKVADELQIPMDSVLVASTGVIGMQLPMEKITAGIHKLTQEKESSEQAGTQAAEAIMTTDTVSKQAAVTIEIDGKAVTIGGMCKGSGMIHPNMCTMLGFITTDIAISKELLQEALSEDVQDTFNMISVDGDTSTNDTLLLLANGMAGNTEIVSKDENYYKFMEALHYIDETLAKKMAGDGEGATALFETKVIHAATKEDAKLLSKSVICSSLTKAAIFGHDANWGRILCALGYSGANFDPEKIELYFEGKSGRIQIYKDGAATDYSEEEATKILSEPEVRVLVDMKMGEAEASAWGCDLTYDYVKINADYRS comes from the coding sequence ATGAAGATTATTGATGGCGGTGTGACGGCGGCAATCGGATTTGAGGCGGCCGGGGTAGAAGCGAATGTAAAATATAAAAATAGGAAGGATATGGCTCTTGTGTATAGCCAAGTGCCTTGTAAGGTGGCCGGAGTTTTTACAAGCAATGTGGTGAAGGCTGCTCCGGTGATTTGGGATAAAAATGTGGTGTCGAATGCTTCCTATGCACGAGCAGTTGTTGTCAATTCAGGCATTGCCAATGCATGTACCGGCGTAAAAGGATATGAGTATTGTAAGGAAACGGCCAAGAAGGTAGCGGATGAACTGCAAATCCCCATGGACAGCGTATTAGTGGCATCCACGGGAGTGATCGGAATGCAGCTTCCTATGGAGAAAATTACAGCGGGTATCCATAAGCTGACACAGGAAAAAGAGAGTAGTGAACAGGCGGGAACGCAGGCTGCAGAAGCGATTATGACGACGGATACGGTATCCAAACAGGCAGCGGTTACTATTGAAATTGACGGGAAGGCAGTGACGATAGGGGGTATGTGTAAAGGTTCCGGGATGATACACCCTAATATGTGTACGATGCTCGGTTTTATTACTACAGATATCGCTATTTCAAAAGAATTATTGCAGGAAGCTCTGAGTGAGGACGTACAGGATACCTTCAATATGATATCGGTAGACGGGGATACTTCCACCAACGATACACTTTTACTATTGGCTAACGGAATGGCAGGCAATACAGAAATCGTAAGCAAGGATGAGAATTATTATAAATTTATGGAAGCTCTTCATTATATCGACGAAACCTTGGCAAAGAAAATGGCGGGGGATGGAGAAGGGGCTACCGCTCTTTTCGAGACGAAGGTCATTCATGCGGCAACGAAGGAGGATGCGAAACTTCTTAGTAAGTCGGTGATTTGCTCCAGCCTGACAAAAGCAGCTATCTTCGGACATGATGCTAATTGGGGAAGAATTCTCTGTGCACTCGGCTATTCCGGCGCCAACTTCGATCCGGAGAAAATAGAACTTTACTTCGAAGGAAAATCAGGACGCATTCAAATATATAAGGATGGTGCAGCTACTGATTACAGCGAAGAAGAAGCGACTAAGATACTATCCGAGCCGGAAGTAAGGGTGCTCGTGGATATGAAGATGGGGGAAGCCGAGGCTTCCGCCTGGGGTTGCGACCTGACTTATGACTATGTGAAAATAAATGCCGACTACCGTTCATAG
- the argB gene encoding acetylglutamate kinase has translation MDKDMTEVLKKAEILIEALPYIQRFNRKIIVVKYGGSAMSNEELQKNVIKDVTLLKLVGFKPIIVHGGGKEISRWVGKVGKEAEFVNGLRVTDEETMEIAEMVLSKVNKSLVAMVQELGVKAVGISGKDGGLLSVDRKYADGKDIGFVGDIKQVNPELLYDLLEKDFIPIVAPIGFDDKFQTYNINADDAACAVAKAMGAEKLAFLTDIEGIYKDMDDKSSFISRMKASEADQLIADGVIGGGMLPKLSNCTSAIRGGVNRVHILDGRIPHCLLLEIFTYHGVGTAILHDDDSVNDEPTV, from the coding sequence ATGGATAAGGATATGACAGAAGTATTAAAGAAGGCGGAAATATTAATTGAGGCCCTTCCCTATATACAAAGGTTCAATCGGAAAATTATTGTGGTAAAATATGGCGGCAGTGCCATGAGCAATGAAGAACTTCAGAAAAATGTAATCAAGGATGTTACGTTGCTTAAGTTGGTAGGGTTCAAACCGATTATAGTACACGGTGGCGGAAAGGAAATCAGTCGCTGGGTCGGAAAGGTAGGAAAGGAAGCGGAATTTGTGAACGGCCTTCGGGTTACCGATGAAGAGACGATGGAAATTGCGGAAATGGTATTGTCCAAAGTGAATAAGAGCCTCGTCGCAATGGTTCAGGAACTCGGTGTGAAGGCGGTTGGTATCAGTGGAAAGGACGGGGGGCTCTTGTCAGTTGACAGAAAGTATGCCGATGGAAAGGATATCGGTTTCGTTGGAGATATCAAGCAGGTGAATCCGGAATTGTTATATGATTTGCTGGAGAAGGATTTTATCCCGATTGTGGCACCGATTGGGTTTGATGATAAGTTCCAGACTTATAATATTAATGCGGACGATGCGGCCTGTGCCGTTGCGAAGGCAATGGGTGCTGAGAAGTTGGCATTTCTTACGGATATAGAAGGCATTTATAAGGATATGGACGATAAGTCTTCTTTCATTTCCCGCATGAAGGCTTCTGAGGCGGATCAGTTGATTGCAGATGGAGTTATTGGAGGCGGTATGCTCCCTAAGTTATCCAATTGTACATCTGCAATTCGTGGTGGAGTGAACCGGGTGCATATTTTAGATGGGCGGATTCCTCATTGCTTGTTGCTTGAGATATTCACCTATCATGGTGTGGGAACAGCTATTTTGCATGATGATGACAGTGTGAATGACGAGCCGACGGTATAG